A genomic segment from Glycine soja cultivar W05 chromosome 18, ASM419377v2, whole genome shotgun sequence encodes:
- the LOC114395112 gene encoding thioredoxin H9-like: protein MGSCVSKNKARDNDSDHNVDFAAGNVKLITTKEAWDQYLEEARRDGKIVIANFSAAWCGPCKMIAPYYCELSEKYTSMMFLVVDVDELTDFSTSWDIKATPTFFFLKDGQQLDKLVGANKPELQKKIVAINDSLPEYKQ, encoded by the exons ATGGGGAGTTGTGTGTCTAAG AATAAAGCTAGGGATAATGATTCTGATCATAATGTGGATTTTGCTGCTGGGAATGTGAAACTTATTACCACCAAAGAAGCGTGGGACCAATATTTGGAAGAAGCAAGGAGGGATGGCAAAATT GTGATTGCAAATTTCAGTGCAGCATGGTGTGGTCCTTGTAAGATGATTGCACCATATTACTGTGAATTATCTGAGAAATACACTTCTATGATGTTCTTGGTAGTTGATGTGGATGAACTAACT GACTTTAGCACTTCATGGGACATCAAAGCCACACcaactttcttctttcttaaagATGGACAACAACTTGACAAACTTGTAGGAGCCAACAAGCCAGAACTGCAGAAGAAGATTGTTGCCATTAATGATTCGCTTCCCGAATATAAGCAGTGA